CATCATAGGCAGGATTCTGCACATTGCGCATAAGGGGCTGGCCATCGCTATTGCGCGTGCGCCGCACTGCGTAGAGCCGCTCGCTCATATTGACGGCTTTGCCGGTCTCCGGGTCGGTTGTCGTGGGCTTGGGATCATCCTGATCAATGATCAGATCCGGGATGAATACACTCTCGGGGATGCGGTCTTCATGGTAGAAGACACGTTCTCCATTCTCGTCCTGCCAGGACAGTTGGACGCAGGGCTCTGTCAGAATGCGCCCGTATGCATCACGCAGGTCCTTTTCGGCCCATTCATCCTCAAAGGTATTGCCCACCAATATGGCTGTGCCGGACATGACGCCAAAGATCTCGTTTGGGTCGTCATCAAGGGTGGCGATGCGGACTTTTCCATTGGGCTGACCATCGACGTCCTTGGCGCGCACCACGGGCAGACCGACCCGGTCCTCATTGTCAGGATTGCCATCCTCCCACTCCATCAACTCACCAAAGTCAGCGGTATTGGCGTTGATGGAGCCCTTGGCGTAGACGTTGCCGCCAGATTCAATGCGAAACAGGTTGCCGTTGTTGTCGTCTTTGACGCCAAATGCGCGGCACCCGCCGTTGGGACGTCCGGTTTCGATCTGCACCAGGGCGTGTCCGTTCTGCTCTCCGTAGGTGCCGTGGGAGCCGGAGTGGAATCGAAAAGCCTCGCTGCTTCCACCATTGGCAGCGTGAAAATCCCAGTTGGAGCCGGTCCTTGATCGAAGATCTCGATGCGCGAACCGTCATAGAGGGAGCAGAGATAGATCTTGTGCCAGGTGTTCGAACCCCAGCGGGTCTTGCGCACGAAGAAGCCGCGCCCTGCGCCAAACCAGTTGCTCCAGGGTTGATCCGGAGGTGGATCGCCAATCCACAGGGTGGGCGCGTGGGAGGGATCTTCCGTACTGCCGCCATTTCCGAAGTTGGCGCTGCCCATGGCGCCCATGAGGAGATAGCCAGGGATTGATGTTTGCCCCGTGTTGAGGTCAATCTTGAAAACCTCACTGGTCCCATCGGGCTTGTAGATGATGGCTTTGTTGGTCGCAGAGGAGATGCGCCACAGCGGCGTTTGAATCCCGGCCTGAAACTCTTGCAGCCCGGTGGAGGGCTCGGAGCCATCGGCTTTGAGAAACCCCATCTCCGGCAACTGTCGCTCATCGGTGATGATGCCATAGAGGATTTGCTGCAAGTCAGACGGTATCACCGCATCGCTGACGGTGACGGTGGTCAGTCCGCTACCGCCATCAAAACTGGCGCTGACCACATGACTCCAGACATTGGCGCCCAAGGAGACCGCATTGATGGCCCGCCCTGCGATGTAGGTGGCGGTGACATCTCCCACCACGGTGAACTGGGTGGAGGAAACGTACGCAACGACAGAGGTTTCGGCGTAGATGGCGCCGATCACGGCATCGATATTGGCTTTGTGACTGCCATCGGCGTTATGGCCAACCAGCATTGCGCGGAATCCGCCCTCGATCTCATCGGCGTAGGCATCATCGGTGATGTTGCTGGGAATCTGATTGCTCATGGCTCAGCCCTCGGTGAAGGTCAATTTGGCGCGGGCGCGCTGAGGATGAATGATGGCGATCTGTGGGGAGTCGCTGATGCGGCCCAGAATGTTGTGGTCGATCTCCTCTCCAGTGTTCGCCCCGGGAAAGAGAGAGACCAGCATCTGCTTGCGCTTGCCCTGATTGGTCAGCATCTCCACCAAGCGGCGCGCATCGGCGTCTCGCGTCATCCAGCGGAGTTCCATGGAGAGTTTGCGAGTAGGCGCGCCTCTGGAGACTGCCGCCAGAGTGCCGCCCGCAGTGGCAGTGAGCTCGGTAGGGTCATTGACCTGAAGAGTAGCGCTGAAGGCGGGGCCACGGCTTGGCTGCCAGTGCAAACCTGCCAGCAGTCGATAAGCCTCCAGATAGCCCTCCGGGTTGGCGGTATCGGAGAGCGTGATGCGCAGGGACTGGATGGCGAAGCTCTCCTCCAGCCATAGCACCGAGAATGCGGAACCCCGATCAGAGAAGATGGTCGCGCGCCATGTATCGACGCGCCAAGTGAGCGCGCGAAACCCCTTCACCACCGTCATGGGGATCACGCTGGAGTCGTAGACGCTGTTGGTCCAAGCATCATCGGAGAACAGCTCCACCCGCCAGCGCGCATTGGATTTGCGCATATTGTGGCCAAACAGACCGATGCAGGAGATGCGCTGCGGCGCGCCCCACGTTGCGGACACCACATGCTCTGCGGCATTCACGGTGCGCATCATGCGCTGACGGCGCAGATCCTGGAGATGGGTGACCGGTTGCTCCGCCAATGGCGTTGGCGCACAGGTCAGCGTGGCCTGGTCGGCGAGGTTTTCGGGTACAATTCTCATGACGTGACCAGCGTAATGTCGATGCGGTTATCAGAGGGCGTTTCGCGCAGCGCGGTGACGATGCCGCTACGTCCACTCTCCCAGCCGGGAATGTGGATATGAGTTATGCGCACGATGCCGCCCAGATCGGCGACCAATGCCCCAGCCTGGGTGCGAAATGTCCACTTGTTGCGCGCGGATTGGTTCTGCGTCAGACGGCGAGACGCTTCGGTTGACGCATCCGCCTCGTCGGCCAACAATGTGGGCGCTTGGTCAGGGTCAGAGGCCAACGGCCATTGAGTCTGAATGGCGGTATCTGACGCCGACGTCGTTTGGTATTCGGTTGAGAAAGCTGAACGCTGCTCAGCAGACACCGCCCCCGCCAAGCCATCGGCATTCTGCACGCTCCAATGCCGGTGGTAGCCAAGCCGAACGCGCCATGGCGGCGCGTCAAGTGGCTCATGCCGGGGAATCTCCGCATGCAGGTCGTCCGGGCCCAGGTCTAAGACTGGATCGCCCGGCGCCGACAAATCTGGCATCCGACCCACGGTGAATTTGCCCAAGCGCGTAAAGCCCCACCACGCGCCGATGCTGGCGGAGACCTCGTTGATGGCTTCCACCAAATTGCGGCGCTGCCGGATGTAGAGCCCCAGGGGCTGCGGGCATTGGGTATTGAGAGCCGTGAACGCATCGGCGTCCAAGTCACCAGAGGTGAGCGCGTCGCGCGTCACCAACGCCTGAATGATGTCGGCAGCGGTCTGCGTAGCGGAGCTAGCGTCACAGGTGATCTGCCCGGCTAGTTCAGAGACCAGCGTGACCGTCCCATTGGCCAAATCGACGCTGTAATCCGTACCCGTCGTCAGCAAAACGCCGTTGTCGCGCACCGCATCCACCGACTGCATCGCGCCATCGTGGAGTTGATAAACGCGCGTAGCGGCATCGATGAGCACCGGGCTGGCGTTGTAAACCCTGCCGTAAAGGAGAGGTTTTGGATTGTCCGTTTCTGGGCCACTGGTGAGTAGATTGGACTGTACGGGGCGATCCAGCGTTGCCCCGTGGTCATGGACCTCCAAACGCAGCGCCGCACCCGCGTAACTTAGTCGCCCGCCCACGCCAGTGAGCACAGTGCGGAAATCGGCAAGCGGCCACGCTGGGTCGCCCAACCGTAGCGATACCGGATGCCCAGTAAAGATGGCCTCGGTGAGCCAGACGTCCATCAGCCCCTCAGGGTTGGCGAACACGATGTCACCCCAGGCGCGAGATGCCTGACCGGAGAGGCCGTTCAATTGGCGGCTGATGGTGACTGGCTCAATGATAAGCCCGTCATAGGTACTGTGCGCAGGCGAGTCGCTGGCATGGCTGATGTAGCCCATGCGCGACAGGCGCAGGGTATCGATAGTCCCGTTGCGATAAGCCTGGGCTTCGAGCAATAGCTCCCGCGCCGCAGCCGGATTCGCCAGCCACGCTTGATAGTCGGAATCTGAGATGGTCATGGCTATGAAAGCTGTGACGCGCGCAGTTGGGCGAGAGATGCGGTTGTGGCGGATGCCGCCTGCTCTTTACCGGCAGCGATGAGCTGCTGGGTTTGGCGTTCCACCGTTTGAGTGAGAAACGCCACATCCGCGCGCAACTCGGAGACTTCGTTGCGGAGGGCGTCGGCTTCGGCGGCAGGGTTGGTTTGATTGCTTGGAAGCAGCCCCGACAGATCCTGCCGCACCGAGTCAAAGATACTCTTGTAACCCGCACCGCTGGCGTATTGATCACGGGCCTCGGTGAGGTAGCCCTGCGCCAAGCTGGGGAGTTGGCTGATGGCGTCAATGTCGCGATTGTAGGCGCGCTGCACCACGCCATTGTATGCGGTCCGGGCCAGATCCAATTGCTCGGCTTGCGTCAGGGTAGAGAGATTCCCCGTTTCCAGCCCCAACAGCGTGTTGTTGATTCCCTGTAGGGCGCTCTGCATTCTCACGCTCACGCCATTGGCGGTTGCCACAGCCTGCTCGGCGTACTGCTCCTCAATGGCCTGCTTTTTGGTCAGGTAGAGTTCCGTCAGCTCCAGGGTCTGTTGTTGGTGCTGTTCAGCAAGAGATTGCTGCTCCGCATACCACTGCTCCAACTCCTCCATCGCCAAGGCCCTGGGATCGGTCATCCCCAACAGCTCACGCCGGATCGACTCCGACCACTGCAACGCCTGCCGCTGCTGAGCGTCCAGGAAATCAAGTAGATCTTCATCCAACACGGGAGCGATCTGCGCATACTCCTCCCGAATGGCCTGTTGTCTGGCGCGATAGAGCGCCGTCAGGTCCCCGGTCTGTTGTTGATACTGCTCCGCCTGGGCCAACTGCTCGACATACCAGTCGTCCAACTCCTCAAACGCCAGCGCCATGGGGTCCATCACCCCAAGTAGCTCCCGGCGGATTCCTTCCGCCCACTGCAACGCCGCGCGCTCTGCTGCGGTGACATCCTCCGAGGCCACTTCCGGGATGATGCGATACTGCTCTCGGAGCGCCTCCAGTTGCGCAGTGTGCAGATCCGCCAACGCCTGCGCGCCCATTCCCACCGCCTCAGCCGCTTTAATCTGTCCGGCCTGCTGCTCCTGAAGCTGTTTGAGCGCGAAGCCATAAGGATCGGTCAGTTGTAGCAGTTTGTCCTCGATCTCGCCCCGCCACTGGCTGCGCATCTGCTCCTTTGCATGCGCTTCCGCGGCGTCTACTTCCTCTAGGGCGATATTGTAGAGACCGGCGTTGGCCGCCATCTGGTCAAACTGAGTGGAGAGCGCCTGCACCGCCGCTTCGGCTTGGGTCATTGCATCGGTGGGCTCCGCCCATACGCCCTCTAAAACCGCGAGCATCTGATCTCGTCCGGCGGACCACTCGGTGAGAATGCGCTCCATCTCCGTGTAGTCGCTGGCGTTGTTCAGGGCGTGCTTGAGCGCGGGGGCCGCGCCTTGAATTGTTCCGTTGGCCAGATTGCCGCCGAACAGCCCCAACATCGCCTGGCCAAAGTTCTCCGCCGTCCAACCGAAACCGGTGGCGCTGTCGGAGTAACCCTTCTCAGCGTGCCATCCCACATGTCCCAGTTCGTGAACCGTGTAATCTTCGCCCAGGGTAAACCCGCCCTGGGTGATCAATCCCCGCAGCCCCTCACTCATGGCGATGACGGCATCTACCGGCGTATCGGCATTACGGGTGCTGGTCAGGTTACCGATGTTGACATGGTTGCTCCCAGCCCAAGGATGCTCCATGCCATTGAAGAATACTGTAATGGCAGGCGGTGAGGGTTCGTCATCGCCAAACAGGTCGCCGATGAAGCTCCCGGCGAGCGTCCCCAGCACCATTCCCACGGGACCGCCAGCCAT
This genomic window from Magnetofaba australis IT-1 contains:
- a CDS encoding peptidase G2 autoproteolytic cleavage domain-containing protein codes for the protein MMEWEDGNPDNEDRVGLPVVRAKDVDGQPNGKVRIATLDDDPNEIFGVMSGTAILVGNTFEDEWAEKDLRDAYGRILTEPCVQLSWQDENGERVFYHEDRIPESVFIPDLIIDQDDPKPTTTDPETGKAVNMSERLYAVRRTRNSDGQPLMRNVQNPAYDASRAYIGRQYRPEWDVIGFLGQIHLRADVPVNPRWMKLQDAGEGVEVWLVR